A genomic stretch from Acidobacteriota bacterium includes:
- a CDS encoding glycosyltransferase family 4 protein, protein MSPRSGQSNRTSARVGPGRCALIIVENQTYITDTRVKAEATSLREAGWRVHVICPAPPGAAPGPGRAAAYAETDAGGIVVHTYRMKFAARGVSRYIKEYLLSLFHISRLALRIDRKERFEVVHLCNPPDLLFVVGALLKLRGVKVIFDHHDLFPEMILSRHKGPLGWAFFRLSRLLEFLTFRTADAVLSTNESYRDVAIRRGRLDGRDVFIVRNGPSPEEIRPVPPEPALKRGFPLMACYAGIMGPEDGVLELIEVIRDVVERQGRADILFCLLGDGAAKREAEDRARDWGVGDHVVMPGMVLDRALFRRYLSTADIMLAPETSNPHNDKSTFIKIAEYMAMGKPIVAYDLKETRFTAGDAAVYAPSGDIRAYASALVGLMEDPARRARLGEIGVERIRDLFQWEHQKVHLLEAYDHVLRTDG, encoded by the coding sequence ATGAGTCCGAGGAGCGGCCAGTCGAACCGAACGAGCGCCCGCGTCGGGCCGGGCCGTTGCGCCCTGATCATCGTCGAGAACCAAACCTATATCACGGATACCCGGGTCAAGGCCGAGGCGACGTCCCTGAGGGAAGCGGGCTGGCGCGTGCACGTCATCTGTCCGGCGCCGCCCGGGGCGGCCCCGGGGCCCGGGCGCGCGGCGGCCTATGCGGAGACCGACGCGGGCGGGATCGTCGTCCACACTTACCGCATGAAGTTCGCCGCCCGCGGCGTCTCGCGTTACATCAAGGAGTACCTCCTCTCCCTGTTCCATATCTCCCGCCTGGCGCTGCGGATCGACCGGAAGGAGCGCTTCGAGGTCGTCCATCTCTGCAATCCTCCCGACCTGCTTTTCGTCGTCGGCGCGCTGCTCAAGCTCCGGGGCGTGAAGGTCATCTTCGACCATCATGACCTCTTCCCGGAGATGATCCTGTCCCGCCACAAGGGCCCGTTGGGGTGGGCCTTCTTCCGGCTCTCGCGGCTCCTGGAATTCCTGACGTTCCGGACGGCCGACGCGGTCCTGTCCACGAACGAATCGTACCGGGACGTCGCCATCCGCCGGGGCCGCCTGGACGGGCGCGACGTCTTCATCGTCCGGAACGGGCCGTCTCCCGAAGAGATCCGCCCGGTGCCGCCGGAGCCGGCGCTGAAAAGGGGCTTCCCCCTGATGGCCTGCTATGCCGGCATCATGGGGCCGGAGGACGGCGTCCTGGAGCTCATCGAGGTCATCCGGGACGTCGTGGAGCGGCAGGGACGGGCCGACATCCTATTCTGCCTCCTGGGCGACGGGGCCGCGAAGCGGGAGGCCGAGGACCGGGCCCGGGATTGGGGCGTCGGGGACCACGTGGTCATGCCGGGCATGGTCCTGGACCGGGCGCTCTTCCGCCGCTACCTGTCGACGGCGGACATCATGCTCGCCCCGGAGACGTCCAATCCCCACAACGACAAATCGACCTTCATCAAGATCGCGGAATACATGGCCATGGGGAAGCCCATCGTGGCCTACGACCTGAAAGAGACCCGGTTCACGGCCGGGGACGCGGCGGTCTACGCCCCGTCGGGCGACATCCGGGCCTACGCGTCCGCGCTCGTGGGCCTCATGGAGGATCCCGCCCGGCGGGCCCGCCTCGGCGAGATCGGGGTGGAGCGGATCCGGGACCTCTTCCAATGGGAGCATCAGAAGGTCCATCTCCTCGAGGCCTATGACCATGTCCTCCGGACGGACGGCTGA